One stretch of Cohnella algarum DNA includes these proteins:
- a CDS encoding DUF58 domain-containing protein, whose product MTGAERGAGGSFWLDPMLLRKLEQISVASKGRTRGTMQGKRRSRALGGSQEFADYRPYAPGDDIRRLDWNVYGRTGKAYIRQYWDEQEMAVRLYVDASESMRFRSIGAAEGDLPSSGTKWAYALRLAACVGYAALAGEDRVSVARFTDSVESSLPPLRGKGSASRLFAYLEGEMSAKPAAAGSDDLSAAFLAPGVLPRTPGQVWLLTDGMYEFGIDRTLDAFAAAGQEVAFIQVLGKEELSPALSGELTLIDAESGIAKEVAIGPSVLRTYEAALREHNESIRRMCAERGFAYVLVDTSVPLEHTVAYVLLAQGLLKR is encoded by the coding sequence ATGACGGGAGCGGAGCGGGGGGCTGGTGGATCGTTTTGGCTCGACCCGATGCTGCTTCGCAAGCTGGAGCAAATTTCCGTCGCATCGAAGGGCCGGACGCGCGGCACGATGCAAGGGAAACGGCGGTCTCGCGCGCTTGGAGGCTCCCAGGAGTTCGCGGACTACAGGCCGTACGCTCCCGGCGACGACATCCGGCGGCTGGATTGGAACGTGTACGGAAGAACCGGAAAGGCGTACATCCGCCAGTATTGGGACGAACAAGAAATGGCGGTTCGCCTGTATGTGGATGCGTCCGAATCGATGCGGTTCCGCTCGATCGGCGCGGCGGAAGGGGACTTGCCGTCGTCCGGGACGAAATGGGCGTACGCGCTTCGGCTCGCGGCATGCGTCGGGTACGCGGCGCTGGCCGGGGAGGATCGCGTGTCCGTCGCCCGTTTTACGGATTCGGTGGAATCGAGCCTGCCGCCGCTGCGGGGGAAGGGCTCCGCAAGCCGGCTTTTTGCGTATCTCGAAGGCGAGATGAGCGCGAAGCCGGCAGCGGCGGGCAGCGACGATTTGAGCGCAGCTTTTTTGGCGCCGGGCGTTTTGCCGCGGACTCCCGGACAAGTCTGGCTGCTAACGGACGGGATGTACGAGTTCGGAATCGATCGGACGCTGGACGCTTTCGCCGCGGCGGGACAGGAGGTTGCCTTCATCCAGGTGCTCGGCAAGGAGGAGCTGTCCCCGGCGTTGTCGGGCGAGCTGACGCTGATCGACGCCGAATCGGGGATCGCCAAGGAAGTCGCGATCGGCCCAAGCGTATTGAGGACTTACGAGGCCGCGCTCCGCGAACATAATGAATCGATTCGCCGGATGTGCGCCGAACGCGGTTTTGCCTATGTTCTCGTCGATACGTCCGTGCCGCTGGAACATACGGTCGCTTATGTGCTGCTGGCGCAAGGGTTGTTAAAAAGATAA
- a CDS encoding AAA family ATPase, with the protein MIQSKAQVEAAVERFETLRREVGRVIVGQQDVVEQLLWCVVAGGHALLEGIPGLGKTMLVRTLADALELSFSRIQFTPDLMPTDITGTQLVEFGPQGSASYRFQPGPIFGHLVLADEINRATPKTQSALLEAMQERTVTAGGETRKLPSPFFVLATQNPVEQEGTYPLPEAQLDRFLLKIHVTYPTREELKEIVRRTTSSESYRADKVVDSATIAELHAFSKEVLVSDEVLDSAIRAIMFTHPTEPEAPELVRRYVRYGSGPRGIQALISVAKVRALVEGRLHVSWPDIRAVAVPALRHRLVLGYEGEAAGIAADEIVDAVLQAAEARR; encoded by the coding sequence ATGATTCAATCCAAAGCGCAGGTGGAAGCGGCCGTCGAACGTTTCGAAACGCTCAGGCGGGAAGTGGGGCGGGTCATCGTCGGCCAGCAGGATGTCGTCGAGCAGCTGCTGTGGTGCGTCGTGGCCGGCGGACACGCCCTGCTGGAAGGAATTCCGGGCCTCGGCAAAACGATGCTTGTGCGTACGCTTGCCGATGCGCTCGAGCTGTCGTTTTCCCGCATCCAGTTTACGCCCGATCTGATGCCGACCGATATTACCGGCACCCAGCTCGTCGAATTCGGTCCGCAGGGCAGCGCTTCGTACCGGTTTCAACCGGGACCGATATTCGGCCACCTGGTGTTGGCGGACGAGATTAACCGGGCGACGCCGAAAACGCAGAGCGCCCTGCTCGAAGCGATGCAGGAGCGAACGGTGACGGCGGGCGGCGAGACGCGAAAGCTCCCGTCTCCTTTTTTTGTGCTGGCTACGCAAAATCCGGTCGAACAGGAAGGAACCTATCCGCTGCCGGAAGCGCAGTTGGACCGCTTTTTGCTGAAAATTCATGTCACCTACCCGACCCGGGAGGAGCTGAAGGAAATCGTCAGGCGCACGACTTCTTCCGAAAGCTACCGCGCCGACAAGGTTGTCGATTCCGCAACGATCGCCGAATTGCACGCTTTCTCCAAAGAGGTGCTCGTCTCCGACGAGGTGCTGGATTCGGCCATTCGCGCGATCATGTTCACGCATCCGACGGAGCCGGAAGCGCCGGAGCTCGTCCGCAGGTATGTCCGGTACGGTTCGGGACCGCGCGGCATCCAGGCGCTCATCTCCGTCGCCAAGGTGAGGGCTCTTGTAGAAGGGAGGCTTCACGTTTCCTGGCCGGATATTCGGGCGGTCGCGGTTCCGGCTTTGCGTCACCGGCTCGTACTCGGCTATGAGGGAGAGGCGGCGGGAATCGCCGCCGACGAAATCGTCGACGCCGTGCTGCAAGCGGCGGAGGCGCGGCGATGA
- a CDS encoding vWA domain-containing protein, with the protein MGFQSLAGIGFAASLPLIVLLYLLKRTYVDTPVPSSLLWRRALREQEANRPWQKLRRRLLLLLQLLAAALLTLALMGPYASGTSGSARPVAVVLDTSASMTAVSPEGDGAQSALQLAKLRVAEWLAEQPGARPVTLIAAGDQPVVLASAQRDREALEAALEAARPNYGRADLAAALSLADATLRGEAEGEIWLLTDGKARQQVEASAAVEVMASPLRVTEIDSGRANVSIAAFGVRGEAGTDTAAAVVTLMNRGLEPLSGTLAVRAEGVPEPAEESATFALEAGEQRSFRFDRLPAAEFYMATIGRIDGYAADNTAYAFSAAQAAGRALLVGEGNLFLEKALQLAGIQVVRADPAGFEPDGTIADTVDWVVLDGADEETLASDEWRKLIGSKPVWRIWSAETPPAGGEAVAPANGEAEVGDHPVVRYLTFGDVHISRLARIRRSRRDIRGRSRRLRGNDGREAGARFCVRLAGFGFAAADGVSDSDRAGVGMDGRGIFGESRAGRRRKPARRAIRFRSGGCPLEGDSGGGGGSDNGAGDDGHCKDARRGLVGLANGAARSRPVPALHPGRLRAGAGRSAACRRRGSCREHGGSWFGNGNGRTAGNGKRGACRSRRSCDYGGPNVVRSLDCGRSAALACAGMGGIPTWDCRLIRLGRCC; encoded by the coding sequence ATGGGCTTTCAATCGCTGGCCGGGATTGGGTTCGCGGCTTCGCTGCCGCTGATCGTTCTCCTCTATTTATTAAAACGGACATATGTCGATACGCCGGTTCCGAGCAGCCTGCTATGGAGGCGGGCGCTCCGGGAGCAGGAAGCGAACCGGCCGTGGCAAAAGCTGCGGCGCCGGCTGCTGCTGCTGCTTCAACTGCTGGCGGCGGCTCTCCTGACGCTTGCGCTGATGGGGCCGTACGCGTCGGGTACGAGCGGATCGGCGCGACCGGTTGCCGTCGTGCTGGATACCTCGGCCAGCATGACGGCCGTCTCGCCCGAGGGAGACGGCGCGCAATCGGCGCTGCAGCTCGCGAAGCTGCGAGTCGCGGAGTGGCTCGCCGAGCAGCCGGGCGCGAGGCCGGTCACGCTGATCGCCGCGGGAGATCAGCCGGTCGTTCTCGCGTCCGCGCAAAGGGATCGCGAGGCGCTCGAAGCCGCGCTCGAGGCGGCGCGGCCGAATTACGGCCGCGCGGATCTGGCGGCGGCGCTGTCGCTTGCGGATGCGACGCTTCGCGGCGAGGCGGAAGGCGAAATCTGGCTGCTGACCGACGGCAAGGCAAGACAGCAAGTAGAGGCAAGCGCGGCCGTCGAGGTTATGGCGAGCCCGCTTCGCGTGACGGAGATCGACAGCGGCCGGGCCAATGTGTCGATTGCGGCATTCGGCGTGCGCGGCGAAGCCGGAACGGACACGGCGGCCGCCGTCGTCACGCTGATGAACCGCGGGCTCGAGCCGTTAAGCGGCACGCTCGCCGTTCGCGCCGAGGGCGTTCCGGAGCCGGCCGAAGAGTCGGCGACGTTTGCACTGGAAGCGGGCGAGCAGCGATCCTTCCGCTTCGACCGGCTTCCCGCCGCCGAATTCTACATGGCGACGATCGGCCGGATCGACGGCTACGCGGCGGACAATACGGCTTACGCTTTTTCCGCCGCGCAGGCCGCCGGCCGGGCGCTGCTGGTCGGCGAAGGCAATTTGTTTCTGGAGAAGGCGCTGCAGCTGGCGGGCATTCAAGTCGTGCGCGCCGATCCGGCCGGCTTCGAACCCGACGGGACGATCGCGGACACCGTCGATTGGGTCGTGCTGGATGGAGCGGACGAGGAGACGCTTGCGTCGGATGAATGGCGGAAGCTGATCGGCTCGAAGCCGGTATGGCGAATCTGGTCGGCGGAAACGCCTCCCGCAGGCGGAGAAGCCGTCGCGCCGGCGAACGGGGAAGCCGAAGTCGGGGACCATCCGGTCGTCCGGTATTTAACGTTCGGCGACGTGCACATATCCCGGCTCGCCCGCATTCGGCGATCCCGTCGCGACATACGGGGGCGTTCCCGCCGTCTACGCGGGAATGACGGACGGGAAGCCGGGGCTCGTTTTTGCGTTCGGCTTGCAGGATTCGGATTTGCCGCTGCGGACGGAGTTTCCGATTCTGATCGCGCAGGCGTCGGAATGGATGGGCGGGGGATCTTCGGCGAATCTCGGGCAGGCCGTCGCCGGAAGCCAGCTCGACGTGCAATTCGTTTCCGAAGCGGCGGATGCCCGTTGGAAGGCGATAGCGGCGGAGGAGGGGGGTCCGACAACGGAGCAGGAGACGACGGCCATTGCAAGGACGCCCGAAGGGGGCTTGTCGGGCTTGCAAACGGCGCCGCCCGTTCCCGGCCTGTACCGGCTCTCCATCCTGGACGCCTCCGGGCGGGAGCTGGCCGGTCCGCTGCTTGCCGTCGCCGCGGATCCTGCCGAGAGCATGGCGGCTCATGGTTCGGAAACGGAAACGGGCGGACAGCCGGCAACGGAAAACGAGGCGCCTGCCGCAGCCGACGAAGTTGCGATTATGGAGGACCGAACGTCGTTCGTTCCTTGGATTGCGGCCGTTCTGCTGCTCTTGCTTGCGCTGGAATGGGGGGTATACCGACGTGGGACTGTCGTTTGATACGCCTTGGGCGCTGCTGCTGA